In Nocardioides sp. JS614, the sequence TCGAGACGATCCTTGGGCGGCGAACCATCCGGTTCGAGTATGACCGTTCCCGCGAAGTGCCGAGAACTGTGCTGGAAGTGGTCACGGCGTGCGGGCTCGCCGCTCCCTCATCGAAGAACGCCAAGCCGTGGCGATTCCATGTGGTCCAATATCCCAAATTGCTCGACGAGATCGCCGAGGCTGCCGAGGCTGCCCCTGACGTCGAGGCGTACGTCCCGCACGACCCGCGTACGGGGTTGCCGCATCCGCACTGGCCATCGAGCGTCGTTGAGTCGGCTGCCATGCTTCGCGAGGTGCCGGCCGCGATCTTCATCGAGAATCGTGGCGTATTCAGTGGCGGACGGAAGACACTGCGCACTGCTCACCCCGACGCGGTTCGTGAGTCGCTCACCAGCTATGCCTTCGAATGTATTGGGATCGGGACGGCGATCGAGAACATGTGGATCGCAGCGATCTCCCTCGGGCTCTCCGCGTTCTTCAGCGGTGACGTGTTGATCGCTGAGGCTGAGATTTCCAGCCGCCTCCACGTCGAGGGCGATATCGTGGGCGTACTTGGGTTGGGCTACTCGACTGCGGCACCATTACCCGCCCGGATGAGCCCAGCGGCGACACAGGTCGATGAGCCGGTCGTCTGGCACTGAGCCGTGTCAAAGAATCTCGTACGGGTGGAGCGCCCGCCCGCCAGCGTCCATGATGTCGGCGTTCCTGAACGCGACTTCCGCGACGTCGTCGCTGCCGGCCTGTTGAGCGATGGTCCCCAGGCGACTCGTGCCGGTTCCGTCACAAGTAGGTGCCCTCGTGGCGAGCGCTTCAAGGTAGTCGACCAGCACGAGTGCCAGGTTGACTTTGACCTTCCCGCGCTCGTTGGCCGCGACGGCCAGAGCTCGCTGGTAGGAGGCCCGAGCCTCCTCGAACTGATCTCTGAGCAAAAGTAGGAATCCCCGCTTCTCATGAAAGAGACGCTTCAGACTCGCCTGGCTCGGGGATCGAGGTGAGAGCTGATGACCGCTCCCCGGCCCCTGGGTGAAGCGCTCGATCTCATCCAGGATGGCGATCGCGGTCGGCGACGGCTCGATGAGGTCGAGGGTCCGGCCCGCTGCGTAATCGTGATTCACCCGAGCCAGCTCGCTGAAGGCCTCGCTCATCACGATGGCGCCGACGCCCTCGGTCCATCCGATCGCTGCGAACCGCACGAGGGCGCGTGAACGCCAGATCCGGAGTGAGTCGAAGTCGGCCTGCTTTGCTGCGGCGAGCATCGCTAGCCGGCAACTCTCGGCGTCGTAAGGGTTCGCTTCGCGTGCCCTCATCGAGTGCCACTCGGCATCTGCGAGCGCTAGGAGCGAGCGCCCGCCCTCTGGAGTGTGCGATTGCAGGTCGAGCCCAGCGACCTCCTCGTAGAGCGGCTCGGCGTCCACGTCACTCCTCCTTCGAGTCCACGGCGAGGTCGGGCACTGACTCCCGGAAGTCGATGTTTCTGCTCAGGCCCACCAGCTCAGGCGCCAAACCACCCAGAGTCTCGATACCCGCATCCGCGATCTCGATTGAGCCCTTGGGTTCCACCAGCAAATCCTTGGGAGTCTCAGCGTTGACCAAGCCGAAGTATCTTGATCGCAAGAGCGTTGGCGTAAAGGACTCGCTTGCGTTGACGAGTTGGAGAATGAGGCAGTCATCGAATGAGGCCTTGCCCTTGAGGTTTACACCGAACCAGGCATTGATTACCCGGGCACGATGAACATTGAGCGTGAACTGTCGTGGTCCGCCGCGGTTGGAGGAGGCGCCACTAGGTGCGGCTTCATCGAGGTCCTCCACGGGGCGGGTGACCGTTAGGCCTCGGATACCCGCTGCGAAGATGTCGAACGTGCCAACGCGCTGTTCGCAAATCTCCAAAGAAGTCCCCGCGATGTGGTGGAGGCTGACCGTCGCGTTGGGTCCAAGGAAGTCGCATGTGCGAAACGTGAGCGAACTTAGCCGGCCGCCGCAGACAGTGAGACCGCCGGGCTTGAGCGGAAGCGTCGGCTCCCTGGTGGGTTTTGGCGCTGGCGCCCTTCCCGACGCAGTGACTGCGGGGGTGCCAGACTCCCTTGCATACAGGTGGAAGTGAGTCGTTGAGGTTATGCGCGTCGAACTAGGAGCCTGCAGCGCGCGAAGCGCGTCAGTCAGCTCGCTCGGGGCAGCCAGTCTGAACTCGGGCGCCTTCGCGACAGCCTCGTCGGCAAGCCGGTCGAGCACTGCTTTCTCGGGCCAGGTCGGGCGCCCCTTGATGGCGCATCGCACGAAATCGACCTGGTCGAGGATGCAGTTGACGAATGTCGCTCCGTCGAAGACGCAACTCTCGAATGTTGAACCTGCAAAGTCGCAGTTCACGAAAGTCACGCCCGAGAAGTCTGTGTCGTGGATGGCGCACGAGCGCCAGTTGGCGTTCACAACTAGTCGGGTCGCGGCTGCAGAACGCACCTTTCCGCCCACATCGTGCCATGCCAGATCCTCGCCGCGGTGGGAGGCAAGACGTTCCACGGCTTCCTTGAAGCTGCCGACCTGGCTTCCGTGCCAGCGGGCAAGTCCGGCCGAGTAGCGATCGTGCGTCAGAATTACGATCTTGCTGTCGCGCTTGCTTTCTAACTGTGCGATCTTCGCGTGCTTCAGCCATTCGAGCGCGAAGAAATAGCACCGGAAGAGTTCGAACATCACATCGGTGTTTGTGAGGCCGGCCGCGGGCCCAGAACCAAGTTGGCGCGGCGACGGTCCGCCGTCGCGCATGTCGGCGCTGAAGGATGGGCGTTCAGCGCCAAGCCAGTCTGGCTGCAGGCCGTACTGATTTCCTTCGCCCGACGATGCCTCCGTCTGCACGACCTCGCGTGCACTAAGCCATTCGGGATCGAGTCCGTTGTAGAGCTTCTGAGCGACCGGCTGAACGGCAGCATGCGCAGGCCGGTGAAGGTGCCCGATGACCTCTCTCGAGAGTTCCCACATGTCTCGCGGAGTCTTGTAACCGCCGCTCGACAGATGCTCGGTGATGTCGCGGAAGATCCATTTGGTCTGATTGACGATTGCAGCCGGAACCCCCTGCCAGGTCCGCGTGCTCATGCACGCCGACTCGCAGTTCTCGACCTTCCACGACACGCTCAGCTCAAGCGCATATGCGAGCAGTGCCGCCTGTGCAGACGCGCGGCCGAGACCATGCCTCTTGGCTACTTCGCGGATGAGGCCCGTGACATCGGTGAGCGCGATGTGCCCAAGGCCATCGTCGCCGCCGGACTTTGCAGATCTACGCATCCAGAGGACATAGAGAGCGGCTTGGAGGTGCAGGAGACCGGGCCGATCCCACTTCGTTGAGTTCTCATCCGCCTGTGATGCTTGCCAGGCCTCTCGAAGAGCATCGATCGCGTCGTCCGCGATCGGAAGTCGGCGTCCTTCGGTGCTCTGCTCCGTGGACGAGTCACGGGGGCCCCCGATGATGAGTTCGATGATCCTTGGGTTCGTAATTGCCGGGATCTCGACGCGTCCGCGACGCGCGAACGGCTTGGTATACAGCCCGGCGAGCTCGTGCTCCTGCTCAGACCGAAGCGAAACGACGAATCTGGCCGAGGTCGTGCCGACTACGTCTTCGATCCAGCGAAGCACGCGTTGCGCGAACTCGGGATTGTTTCGAATCACTTCTTCGAACTGGTCCAGTACGATCACCAGTCGATCACCGAATCTAGATTCAAACTCGCCGTTCGGGAGTGAGAACGGGTCCGCCTCCAGCACACCTTCAGTGATGTGCGCAGACGGAGCCACGCTGTCATCAGGAGCATCCCAGCGATTGCAGTACACGACGGTCTTCCGTCGTCGCCTCAACTCAGGAATGAGCCCAGCTGTGAGGAGCGAGGACTTTCCGACCCCGGACGCTCCGTGGATGACAAGGAGGTCATTTGCTAGGCAGGCCACAGCGATATCGGAAACGTCGCGCTTGCGGCCACGCAACTGGGTCGGATCGTCGATTCGATTCGTGCCCGGCCAGGGCGTCTGATCGAGTTTCTCGAATGCTTGTCGCCACTTGCTCAAACTGGAGGCCATACTTGGTCGTCCAGTCATGCTGTCTCCGCCATGCTGTCCGACGGCGCGGGCAGCGAACCAGGCCAGCGCACGTCCTTGCACTTGCCGATCTTGAAGGACGCGGCGGCGTTCGCTCCCTTCAGGTGAACCGCGTAGTGGACCAGATCTGACGTGAGAGCGCTGTACTGCGCACGCACAGCGTCGAATCCCTGCCACGTCATGACGTCTGCTTCGGCAGGACTGAGGTTCCGGTTCACGATGACTCCGCGGTTCGAGGGGCTGGTACCGGTGCGGACGAGGTCGACGCCATCGCTGGAACTATCGAGGTATGAAGCAGCCATTAACCGAACAAGTGCGTCGTCGAACTGAACCCCCACGGACGTCCAGTAACGAAAGCCGTTGACACCACTTGGGTCGCG encodes:
- a CDS encoding nitroreductase family protein, coding for MAERDSGDYTNPVVETILGRRTIRFEYDRSREVPRTVLEVVTACGLAAPSSKNAKPWRFHVVQYPKLLDEIAEAAEAAPDVEAYVPHDPRTGLPHPHWPSSVVESAAMLREVPAAIFIENRGVFSGGRKTLRTAHPDAVRESLTSYAFECIGIGTAIENMWIAAISLGLSAFFSGDVLIAEAEISSRLHVEGDIVGVLGLGYSTAAPLPARMSPAATQVDEPVVWH
- a CDS encoding nSTAND1 domain-containing NTPase, producing MASSLSKWRQAFEKLDQTPWPGTNRIDDPTQLRGRKRDVSDIAVACLANDLLVIHGASGVGKSSLLTAGLIPELRRRRKTVVYCNRWDAPDDSVAPSAHITEGVLEADPFSLPNGEFESRFGDRLVIVLDQFEEVIRNNPEFAQRVLRWIEDVVGTTSARFVVSLRSEQEHELAGLYTKPFARRGRVEIPAITNPRIIELIIGGPRDSSTEQSTEGRRLPIADDAIDALREAWQASQADENSTKWDRPGLLHLQAALYVLWMRRSAKSGGDDGLGHIALTDVTGLIREVAKRHGLGRASAQAALLAYALELSVSWKVENCESACMSTRTWQGVPAAIVNQTKWIFRDITEHLSSGGYKTPRDMWELSREVIGHLHRPAHAAVQPVAQKLYNGLDPEWLSAREVVQTEASSGEGNQYGLQPDWLGAERPSFSADMRDGGPSPRQLGSGPAAGLTNTDVMFELFRCYFFALEWLKHAKIAQLESKRDSKIVILTHDRYSAGLARWHGSQVGSFKEAVERLASHRGEDLAWHDVGGKVRSAAATRLVVNANWRSCAIHDTDFSGVTFVNCDFAGSTFESCVFDGATFVNCILDQVDFVRCAIKGRPTWPEKAVLDRLADEAVAKAPEFRLAAPSELTDALRALQAPSSTRITSTTHFHLYARESGTPAVTASGRAPAPKPTREPTLPLKPGGLTVCGGRLSSLTFRTCDFLGPNATVSLHHIAGTSLEICEQRVGTFDIFAAGIRGLTVTRPVEDLDEAAPSGASSNRGGPRQFTLNVHRARVINAWFGVNLKGKASFDDCLILQLVNASESFTPTLLRSRYFGLVNAETPKDLLVEPKGSIEIADAGIETLGGLAPELVGLSRNIDFRESVPDLAVDSKEE